The Odocoileus virginianus isolate 20LAN1187 ecotype Illinois chromosome 3, Ovbor_1.2, whole genome shotgun sequence genome includes a window with the following:
- the ABCA7 gene encoding phospholipid-transporting ATPase ABCA7 isoform X14, whose amino-acid sequence MAFWTQLMLLLWKNFLYRKRQPIQLLVELLWPLFLFFILVAVRHSHPPLEQHECHFPNKPLPSAGTIPWLQGLICNVNNTCFPWQTPGEEPGILSNFKDSLVSRLLADARTVLGGPSAHRMLASLRKLMPILKAARTARASEKAGLWQESLGSVLGQAQESMGSLVETAEDMAQELLELPSLGELWALLQRPHRPGGPLEAVAEALCSARGPSKPGGPSLNWYEASDLKELVGQEPAQALWDNSLSPTCAELTGALDTHPLSRLLWRRLKPLVLGKVLFTPDTPFTRQIMAQVNRTFQELALLKDIQEVWGLLGPQLFNFLNDSANIAMLQRLLQIQDKGRRQPRPGGGARVEALHAFLNPRSGGYSWQKAHADVGHLAVTLGRVMECVTLDRLEAAPSEAALVERALKLLSEHRFWAGIVFLGPEDSPDPAQSPGPGHVRIKIRMDIDDVTRTNKIKDRFWDPGPAADPLTDLRYVWGGFVYLQDLLERAAVRVLTGTTPHAGLYLQQMPYPCYVDDAFLRLLSRSLPLFLTLAWIYSVALTVKAVVREKETRLRYTMRAMGLSATALWLGWFLSCLGPFLLSTALLVLVLKLGDILPYSHPGVLFLFLAAFAVATVVQSFLLSAFFSRANLAAACGGLAYFVLYLPYVLCVAWRDQLPVGGRVAASLLSPVAFGFGCESLALLEEQGEGAQWHNMGTGPTADVFSLAQVSGLLLLDAALYGLATWYLEAVCPGEYGIPEPWNFPFRRSYWFGSQTPKGPAPILAVQDPKVLVEEAPPGLIPGVSIRGLEKRFPGNPQPALCGLSLDFYQGHITAFLGHNGAGKTTTMSILSGLFPPTAGSASVLGHDVRTSMAAIRPCLGVCPQYNILFDLLTVDEHVWFYGRLKGLSAAAMGPEQDRLLQDMGLIPKRHAQTHHLSGGMQRKLSVAIAFVGGSQVVILDEPTAGVDPTSRRGIWELLLKYREGRTLILSTHHLDEAELLGDRVAIVAGGRLCCCGSPLFLRRHLGSGYYLTLAKGPPPLATSKKGETGLKNSMDAGQKREPGGQASSAGAAQLWAIVQRQVPGTRLVKDLPHELVLALPYKGALDGSFAELFHDLDQRLGELGLAGYGISDTSLEEIFLKVVEDCAVDTGPEDGRPRQGSCLGISHPDATRQLQVPPEETALENGGLAGSAPETQALQGSGPATAGRVHSWALTCQQLRALLLKRFLLARRSRRGLFAQIVLPALFVGLALVFSLIAPPFGYYPALRLSPSMYGSQVSFFSDDTPGDPEHSRLVEALLEEAGLEEAYPKSNSSRAPACTRPALCHFSVPEVPADVAEVLASGNWTLESPSPACQCSQPGAHRLLPDCPAAAGGPPPPQAPTSSGEVVQNLTGRNLSDFLVKTYPRLVRQGLKTKKWVNEVRYGGFSLGGQDPGLPSGLEVGRSVEELRALLNPTPGEALDYLLNNLTAWAVGLDTQDGLKIWFNNKGWHAMVAFVNRANNALLHAHLPPGLSHHAHSITTLNHPLNLTKEQLSEAALMASSVDVLVSICVVFAMSFVPASFILVLIDERVTRAKHLQCMGGLPPTLYWLGNFLWDMCNYLVSACIVVLIFLAFQQRAYVAPANLPALLLLLLLYGWSITPLMYPASFFFSVPSTAYVVLTCINLFIGINGSMATFVLELFSDQKLQKVSRILKQVFLIFPHFCLGRGLIDMVRNQAMADAFERLGEGHFQSPLRWEVVGKNLLAMFIQGPIFLLFTLLLQHHNRLLPQCTLGRGRQLLTACAWGFPLVRDPLAHSPPSGS is encoded by the exons ATGGCCTTCTGGACACAGCTGATGCTGCTGCTTTGGAAGAATTTCCTGTATCGCAAGAGGCAGCCG ATCCAACTCTTGGTGGAGTTGTTGTGGCcgctctttctcttcttcatccTGGTGGCCGTTCGCCATTCCCATCCCCCACTCGAGCAGCATGAAT GTCATTTTCCCAACAAGCCGCTGCCTTCAGCGGGCACTATCCCTTGGCTCCAGGGCCTCATCTGCAACGTGAACAACACCTGCTTCCCGTGGCAAACCCCCGGCGAGGAGCCTGGCATCCTCAGCAACTTCAAGGACTCCCT GGTTTCCCGGCTCTTGGCAGATGCTCGCACTGTCCTGGGGGGCCCCAGTGCCCATAGGATGCTGGCTAGCCTGAGAAAACTGAtgcccattctgaaggctgcacGCACAGCGCGAGCAAGTGAGAAGGCGGGACTGTGGCAG GAGTCTCTGGGCTCTGTGCTGGGCCAGGCCCAGGAGTCCATGGGCAGCCTTGTGGAGACTGCAGAGGACATGGCCCAGGAG ctcctggagctGCCCAGCCTGGGGGAGCTGTGGGCCCTGCTACAGAGACCCCACAGGCCAGGTGGTCCCCTGGAGGCGGTGGCAGAAGCCCTTTGCAGTGCCAGGGGGCCCAGCAAACCAGGTGGGCCCTCCCTCAACTGGTATGAGGCCAGTGACCTGAAGGAGCTTGTGGGGCAGGAGCCAGCGCAGGCCCTGTGGGACAACAGCCTGA GCCCCACCTGCGCTGAGCTGACGGGGGCCCTGGACACCCACCCCCTATCCCGCCTGCTGTGGAGGCGCCTGAAGCCACTGGTCCTGGGGAAAGTACTGTTCACGCCTGACACACCCTTCACCCGGCAGATCATGGCCCAG GTCAACCGAACTTTCCAGGAGCTGGCGCTGTTGAAGGACATCCAGGAGGTGTGGGGGCTGCTGGGACCCCAGCTCTTTAACTTCCTGAACGATAGTGCCAATATCGCCATGCTGCAG AGGCTCCTGCAGATCCAGGACAAGGGAAGGAGGCAGCCAAGACCCGGAGGTGGGGCCAGAGTGGAAGCTCTTCATGCCTTTCTGAATCCCCGCAGCGGTGGCTACAGCTGGCAGAAGGCCCACGCTGATGTGGGACACCTGGCGGTCACACTGGGCCGTGTGATGGAG TGCGTGACTCTGGACAGGCTGGAGGCCGCCCCTTCAGAGGCTGCCCTGGTGGAGCGGGCCCTGAAGCTGCTCTCCGAGCACCGTTTCTGGGCCGGCATCGTTTTTCTGGGGCCTGAGGACTCCCCGGACCCCGCTCAGTCCCCAGGCCCTGGCCACGTGCGCATCAAGATCCGCATGGATATCGATGATGTCACAAGAACCAATAAGATCAAGGACAG GTTTTGGGACCCCGGTCCGGCCGCTGACCCCCTGACGGACCTGCGCTACGTGTGGGGTGGCTTCGTGTACCTGCAGGACCTGCTGGAGCGCGCAGCTGTGCGCGTGCTCACAGGGACCACCCCCCATGCCGGCCTCTACCTCCAGCAGATGCCCTACCCCTGCTACGTGGACGATGC GTTCCTGCGCTTGCTGAGCCGGTCACTGCCACTCTTCCTGACACTGGCTTGGATCTACTCGGTGGCGTTGACGGTGAAGGCCGTGGTGCGTGAGAAGGAGACTCGGCTGCGCTACACGATGCGCGCCATGGGGCTCAGCGCCACTGCACTGTGGCTGGGCTGGTTCCTCAGCTGCCTCGGGCCCTTCCTCCTCAGCACCGCGCTGCTTGTGCTGGTGCTCAAG CTCGGGGACATCCTCCCCTACAGCCACCCGGGGGTGCTGTTCCTGTTCTTGGCGGCTTTCGCTGTGGCCACGGTGGTCCAAAGTTTCTTGCTGAGCGCATTCTTCTCCCGAGCGAACTTGGCAGCCGCCTGCGGGGGTCTTGCCTATTTCGTACTCTATCTGCCCTACGTGCTGTGCGTGGCCTGGAGGGACCAGCTGCCCGTGGGCGGCCGCGTGGCCGCG AGCCTTCTGTCGCCCGTGGCCTTTGGTTTTGGCTGCGAGAGCCTGGCGCTGCTGGAGGAGCAGGGCGAGGGTGCGCAGTGGCACAACATGGGCACCGGGCCTACAGCAGATGTCTTCAGCTTGGCCCAGGTCTCGGGCCTTCTGCTGCTCGATGCCGCTCTCTATGGCCTCGCCACTTGGTACCTGGAGGCGGTGTGCCCAG GCGAGTACGGGATTCCCGAACCATGGAACTTTCCCTTTCGGAGGAGCTACTGGTTTGGGTCTCAGACCCCCAAGGGTCCTGCCCCAATCCTGGCTGTGCAGGACCCCAAGG TGCTGGTGGAGGAGGCACCCCCTGGCCTGATTCCGGGGGTCTCCATACGCGGCCTGGAAAAGCGCTTTCCTGGCAACCCGCAGCCAGCGCTGTGCGGACTCAGCCTGGACTTCTACCAGGGCCACATCACCGCCTTCCTGGGCCACAATGGGGCTGGCAAAACGACCACAAT GTCCATCCTGAGTGGCCTCTTTCCACCCACGGCTGGCTCCGCCTCTGTCCTGGGCCACGACGTCCGGACCAGCATGGCAGCCATCCGGCCCTGCCTGGGTGTCTGCCCGCAGTACAACATACTCTTTGACCT GCTGACTGTGGATGAGCACGTCTGGTTCTATGGGCGGTTGAAGGGTCTGAGCGCAGCTGCCATGGGTCCCGAGCAGGACCGGCTGCTGCAGGACATGGGGCTGATCCCCAAGAGGCATGCACAGACTCATCACCTGTCAG GCGGGATGCAGCGGAAGCTCTCAGTAGCCATTGCCTTTGTGGGTGGCTCCCAAGTTGTTATCCTGGATGAGCCCACAGCTGGTGTAGACCCCACTTCCCGTCGAGGCATCTGGGAGCTGCTGCTCAAATATCGGGAAG GTCGCACACTGATCCTCTCCACCCACCACCTGGATGAGGCGGAGCTGCTGGGAGACAGGGTGGCGATAGTGGCAGGGGGCCGCCTGTGCTGCTGTGGCTCTCCTCTCTTCCTGCGGCGTCACTTGGGCTCCGGATACTACTTGACATTGGCCAAGGGTCCCCCACCCCTGGCCACCAGCAAAAAG GGTGAAACTGGCTTGAAGAACAGCATGGATGCTGGGCAGAAAAGGGAGCCAGGAGGCCAGGCCAGCTCTGCCG GTGCAGCCCAGCTGTGGGCCATAGTGCAGCGCCAAGTGCCCGGCACACGACTGGTCAAGGATCTGCCACATGAACTGGTGCTGGCATTGCCCTACAAGGGCGCCCTGGATGGCAGCTTCGCTGAGCTCTTCCATGATCTGGACCAGCGGCTGGGGGAGCTGGGACTGGCTGGCTATGGGATCTCCGACACTAGCCTGGAGGAG ATCTTCCTGAAGGTGGTGGAAGATTGTGCTGTGGACACAGGCCCAGAGG ATGGTAGGCCCAGGCAAGGTTCGTGCTTGGGTATTTCTCATCCCGACGCGACTAGGCAGCTCCAAGTTCCTCCAGAGGAGACAGCCCTGGAGAATGGGGGGCTGG CTGGCTCTGCCCCTGAGACACAGGCACTACAGGGCTCTGGGCCGGCCACCGCAGGCCGCGTACACAGCTGGGCGCTCACTTGTCAGCAGCTCCGGGCCTTACTTCTCAAGCGTTTCCTGCTTGCCCGCCGCAGCCGCCGTGGCCTGTTTGCCCAG ATTGTGCTGCCTGCCCTCTTTGTGGGCCTGGCACTGGTGTTCAGCCTCATTGCACCCCCGTTTGGATACTACCCGGCTCTGCGGCTGAGCCCCAGCATGTACGGCTCCCAGGTGTCCTTCTTCAG CGATGACACTCCAGGGGACCCTGAACACTCCCGCCTGGTCGAGGCCCTGCTGGAGGAGGCCGGACTGGAGGAGGCTTACCCGAAAAGTAACTCCAGCAG GGCACCAGCATGCACACGGCCTGCCCTCTGCCACTTCTCGGTGCCTGAGGTCCCTGCAGACGTGGCTGAAGTCTTGGCCAGTGGCAACTGGACCCTGGAGTCTCCATcccccgcctgccagtgcagccaGCCTGGTGCCCACCGCCTGCTGCCTGACTGCCCTGCTGCAGCCGGTGGCCCCCCGCCACCCCAGGCACCAACCAGCTCTGGTGAAGTGGTCCAGAACCTAACGGGCCGGAACCTGTCTGACTTCCTGGTCAAGACCTACCCGCGCCTGGTGCGCCAAGG CCTGAAGACCAAGAAATGGGTGAACGAGGTCAG GTATGGGGGCTTCTCCCTTGGGGGCCAAGACCCAGGCCTGCCCTCGGGCTTGGAGGTGGGCCGCTCTGTGGAGGAGCTGCGGGCACTGCTGAACCCCACACCAGGCGAGGCCCTCGACTACCTCCTGAATAACCTCACAGCATGGGCTGTTGGTCTGGACACTCAGGATGGCCTCAAG ATCTGGTTTAACAACAAGGGCTGGCACGCCATGGTGGCCTTTGTAAACCGAGCCAACAACGCTCTCCTACACGCCCACCTGCCACCAGGCCTCTCCCACCATGCCCACAGCATCACCACGCTCAATCACCCCCTGAACCTCACCAAGGAGCAGTTGTCTGAGGCTGCGCT GATGGCCTCCTCAGTGGACGTGCTTGTCTCCATCTGCGTGGTCTTCGCCATGTCCTTTGTCCCGGCCAGCTTCATCCTTGTCCTCATTGACGAGCGTGTCACCCGAGCCAAACACCTGCAGTGCATGGGAGGCCTGCCCCCCACTCTCTACTGGCTTGGCAACTTTCTCTGGGACATG TGTAACTACTTGGTGTCAGCGTGCATCGTGGTGCTCATCTTTTTGGCCTTCCAGCAGAGGGCATATGTGGCCCCTGCCAACCTGCCTGCCCTCCTGCTGTTGCTACTACTGTACGG CTGGTCGATCACGCCACTCATGTACCCAGCCTCCTTCTTCTTCTCTGTGCCCAGCACAGCCTATGTTGTGCTCACCTGCATCAATCTCTTTATTGGTATCAATGGCAGCATGGCCACCTTCGTGCTTGAGCTCTTCTCTGATCAG AAGTTGCAGAAGGTGAGCCGGATCCTGAAACAGGTCTTCCTTATCTTTCCTCACTTCTGCTTGGGTCGGGGCCTCATCGACATGGTGCGGAACCAGGCCATGGCTGATGCCTTTGAGCGCTTGG GAGAGGGGCATTTCCAGTCGCCCCTGCGTTGGGAGGTGGTCGGCAAGAACCTCTTGGCCATGTTCATACAGGGGCCAATCTTCCTCCTCTTTACACTACTGCTTCAGCACCACAACCGCCTCCTACCACA GTGTACCCTGGGCAGAGGACGCCAGCTGTTGACCGCCTGTGCCTGGGGATTCCCCCTGGTGAG GGATCCCCTTGCCCACAGCCCTCCCAGTGGAAGCTGA
- the ABCA7 gene encoding phospholipid-transporting ATPase ABCA7 isoform X17 yields the protein MAFWTQLMLLLWKNFLYRKRQPIQLLVELLWPLFLFFILVAVRHSHPPLEQHECHFPNKPLPSAGTIPWLQGLICNVNNTCFPWQTPGEEPGILSNFKDSLVSRLLADARTVLGGPSAHRMLASLRKLMPILKAARTARASEKAGLWQESLGSVLGQAQESMGSLVETAEDMAQELLELPSLGELWALLQRPHRPGGPLEAVAEALCSARGPSKPGGPSLNWYEASDLKELVGQEPAQALWDNSLSPTCAELTGALDTHPLSRLLWRRLKPLVLGKVLFTPDTPFTRQIMAQVNRTFQELALLKDIQEVWGLLGPQLFNFLNDSANIAMLQRLLQIQDKGRRQPRPGGGARVEALHAFLNPRSGGYSWQKAHADVGHLAVTLGRVMECVTLDRLEAAPSEAALVERALKLLSEHRFWAGIVFLGPEDSPDPAQSPGPGHVRIKIRMDIDDVTRTNKIKDRFWDPGPAADPLTDLRYVWGGFVYLQDLLERAAVRVLTGTTPHAGLYLQQMPYPCYVDDAFLRLLSRSLPLFLTLAWIYSVALTVKAVVREKETRLRYTMRAMGLSATALWLGWFLSCLGPFLLSTALLVLVLKLGDILPYSHPGVLFLFLAAFAVATVVQSFLLSAFFSRANLAAACGGLAYFVLYLPYVLCVAWRDQLPVGGRVAASLLSPVAFGFGCESLALLEEQGEGAQWHNMGTGPTADVFSLAQVSGLLLLDAALYGLATWYLEAVCPGEYGIPEPWNFPFRRSYWFGSQTPKGPAPILAVQDPKVLVEEAPPGLIPGVSIRGLEKRFPGNPQPALCGLSLDFYQGHITAFLGHNGAGKTTTMSILSGLFPPTAGSASVLGHDVRTSMAAIRPCLGVCPQYNILFDLLTVDEHVWFYGRLKGLSAAAMGPEQDRLLQDMGLIPKRHAQTHHLSGGMQRKLSVAIAFVGGSQVVILDEPTAGVDPTSRRGIWELLLKYREGRTLILSTHHLDEAELLGDRVAIVAGGRLCCCGSPLFLRRHLGSGYYLTLAKGPPPLATSKKGETGLKNSMDAGQKREPGGQASSAGAAQLWAIVQRQVPGTRLVKDLPHELVLALPYKGALDGSFAELFHDLDQRLGELGLAGYGISDTSLEEIFLKVVEDCAVDTGPEDGRPRQGSCLGISHPDATRQLQVPPEETALENGGLAGSAPETQALQGSGPATAGRVHSWALTCQQLRALLLKRFLLARRSRRGLFAQIVLPALFVGLALVFSLIAPPFGYYPALRLSPSMYGSQVSFFSDDTPGDPEHSRLVEALLEEAGLEEAYPKSNSSRAPACTRPALCHFSVPEVPADVAEVLASGNWTLESPSPACQCSQPGAHRLLPDCPAAAGGPPPPQAPTSSGEVVQNLTGRNLSDFLVKTYPRLVRQGLKTKKWVNEVRYGGFSLGGQDPGLPSGLEVGRSVEELRALLNPTPGEALDYLLNNLTAWAVGLDTQDGLKIWFNNKGWHAMVAFVNRANNALLHAHLPPGLSHHAHSITTLNHPLNLTKEQLSEAALMASSVDVLVSICVVFAMSFVPASFILVLIDERVTRAKHLQCMGGLPPTLYWLGNFLWDMCNYLVSACIVVLIFLAFQQRAYVAPANLPALLLLLLLYGWSITPLMYPASFFFSVPSTAYVVLTCINLFIGINGSMATFVLELFSDQKLQKVSRILKQVFLIFPHFCLGRGLIDMVRNQAMADAFERLDPG from the exons ATGGCCTTCTGGACACAGCTGATGCTGCTGCTTTGGAAGAATTTCCTGTATCGCAAGAGGCAGCCG ATCCAACTCTTGGTGGAGTTGTTGTGGCcgctctttctcttcttcatccTGGTGGCCGTTCGCCATTCCCATCCCCCACTCGAGCAGCATGAAT GTCATTTTCCCAACAAGCCGCTGCCTTCAGCGGGCACTATCCCTTGGCTCCAGGGCCTCATCTGCAACGTGAACAACACCTGCTTCCCGTGGCAAACCCCCGGCGAGGAGCCTGGCATCCTCAGCAACTTCAAGGACTCCCT GGTTTCCCGGCTCTTGGCAGATGCTCGCACTGTCCTGGGGGGCCCCAGTGCCCATAGGATGCTGGCTAGCCTGAGAAAACTGAtgcccattctgaaggctgcacGCACAGCGCGAGCAAGTGAGAAGGCGGGACTGTGGCAG GAGTCTCTGGGCTCTGTGCTGGGCCAGGCCCAGGAGTCCATGGGCAGCCTTGTGGAGACTGCAGAGGACATGGCCCAGGAG ctcctggagctGCCCAGCCTGGGGGAGCTGTGGGCCCTGCTACAGAGACCCCACAGGCCAGGTGGTCCCCTGGAGGCGGTGGCAGAAGCCCTTTGCAGTGCCAGGGGGCCCAGCAAACCAGGTGGGCCCTCCCTCAACTGGTATGAGGCCAGTGACCTGAAGGAGCTTGTGGGGCAGGAGCCAGCGCAGGCCCTGTGGGACAACAGCCTGA GCCCCACCTGCGCTGAGCTGACGGGGGCCCTGGACACCCACCCCCTATCCCGCCTGCTGTGGAGGCGCCTGAAGCCACTGGTCCTGGGGAAAGTACTGTTCACGCCTGACACACCCTTCACCCGGCAGATCATGGCCCAG GTCAACCGAACTTTCCAGGAGCTGGCGCTGTTGAAGGACATCCAGGAGGTGTGGGGGCTGCTGGGACCCCAGCTCTTTAACTTCCTGAACGATAGTGCCAATATCGCCATGCTGCAG AGGCTCCTGCAGATCCAGGACAAGGGAAGGAGGCAGCCAAGACCCGGAGGTGGGGCCAGAGTGGAAGCTCTTCATGCCTTTCTGAATCCCCGCAGCGGTGGCTACAGCTGGCAGAAGGCCCACGCTGATGTGGGACACCTGGCGGTCACACTGGGCCGTGTGATGGAG TGCGTGACTCTGGACAGGCTGGAGGCCGCCCCTTCAGAGGCTGCCCTGGTGGAGCGGGCCCTGAAGCTGCTCTCCGAGCACCGTTTCTGGGCCGGCATCGTTTTTCTGGGGCCTGAGGACTCCCCGGACCCCGCTCAGTCCCCAGGCCCTGGCCACGTGCGCATCAAGATCCGCATGGATATCGATGATGTCACAAGAACCAATAAGATCAAGGACAG GTTTTGGGACCCCGGTCCGGCCGCTGACCCCCTGACGGACCTGCGCTACGTGTGGGGTGGCTTCGTGTACCTGCAGGACCTGCTGGAGCGCGCAGCTGTGCGCGTGCTCACAGGGACCACCCCCCATGCCGGCCTCTACCTCCAGCAGATGCCCTACCCCTGCTACGTGGACGATGC GTTCCTGCGCTTGCTGAGCCGGTCACTGCCACTCTTCCTGACACTGGCTTGGATCTACTCGGTGGCGTTGACGGTGAAGGCCGTGGTGCGTGAGAAGGAGACTCGGCTGCGCTACACGATGCGCGCCATGGGGCTCAGCGCCACTGCACTGTGGCTGGGCTGGTTCCTCAGCTGCCTCGGGCCCTTCCTCCTCAGCACCGCGCTGCTTGTGCTGGTGCTCAAG CTCGGGGACATCCTCCCCTACAGCCACCCGGGGGTGCTGTTCCTGTTCTTGGCGGCTTTCGCTGTGGCCACGGTGGTCCAAAGTTTCTTGCTGAGCGCATTCTTCTCCCGAGCGAACTTGGCAGCCGCCTGCGGGGGTCTTGCCTATTTCGTACTCTATCTGCCCTACGTGCTGTGCGTGGCCTGGAGGGACCAGCTGCCCGTGGGCGGCCGCGTGGCCGCG AGCCTTCTGTCGCCCGTGGCCTTTGGTTTTGGCTGCGAGAGCCTGGCGCTGCTGGAGGAGCAGGGCGAGGGTGCGCAGTGGCACAACATGGGCACCGGGCCTACAGCAGATGTCTTCAGCTTGGCCCAGGTCTCGGGCCTTCTGCTGCTCGATGCCGCTCTCTATGGCCTCGCCACTTGGTACCTGGAGGCGGTGTGCCCAG GCGAGTACGGGATTCCCGAACCATGGAACTTTCCCTTTCGGAGGAGCTACTGGTTTGGGTCTCAGACCCCCAAGGGTCCTGCCCCAATCCTGGCTGTGCAGGACCCCAAGG TGCTGGTGGAGGAGGCACCCCCTGGCCTGATTCCGGGGGTCTCCATACGCGGCCTGGAAAAGCGCTTTCCTGGCAACCCGCAGCCAGCGCTGTGCGGACTCAGCCTGGACTTCTACCAGGGCCACATCACCGCCTTCCTGGGCCACAATGGGGCTGGCAAAACGACCACAAT GTCCATCCTGAGTGGCCTCTTTCCACCCACGGCTGGCTCCGCCTCTGTCCTGGGCCACGACGTCCGGACCAGCATGGCAGCCATCCGGCCCTGCCTGGGTGTCTGCCCGCAGTACAACATACTCTTTGACCT GCTGACTGTGGATGAGCACGTCTGGTTCTATGGGCGGTTGAAGGGTCTGAGCGCAGCTGCCATGGGTCCCGAGCAGGACCGGCTGCTGCAGGACATGGGGCTGATCCCCAAGAGGCATGCACAGACTCATCACCTGTCAG GCGGGATGCAGCGGAAGCTCTCAGTAGCCATTGCCTTTGTGGGTGGCTCCCAAGTTGTTATCCTGGATGAGCCCACAGCTGGTGTAGACCCCACTTCCCGTCGAGGCATCTGGGAGCTGCTGCTCAAATATCGGGAAG GTCGCACACTGATCCTCTCCACCCACCACCTGGATGAGGCGGAGCTGCTGGGAGACAGGGTGGCGATAGTGGCAGGGGGCCGCCTGTGCTGCTGTGGCTCTCCTCTCTTCCTGCGGCGTCACTTGGGCTCCGGATACTACTTGACATTGGCCAAGGGTCCCCCACCCCTGGCCACCAGCAAAAAG GGTGAAACTGGCTTGAAGAACAGCATGGATGCTGGGCAGAAAAGGGAGCCAGGAGGCCAGGCCAGCTCTGCCG GTGCAGCCCAGCTGTGGGCCATAGTGCAGCGCCAAGTGCCCGGCACACGACTGGTCAAGGATCTGCCACATGAACTGGTGCTGGCATTGCCCTACAAGGGCGCCCTGGATGGCAGCTTCGCTGAGCTCTTCCATGATCTGGACCAGCGGCTGGGGGAGCTGGGACTGGCTGGCTATGGGATCTCCGACACTAGCCTGGAGGAG ATCTTCCTGAAGGTGGTGGAAGATTGTGCTGTGGACACAGGCCCAGAGG ATGGTAGGCCCAGGCAAGGTTCGTGCTTGGGTATTTCTCATCCCGACGCGACTAGGCAGCTCCAAGTTCCTCCAGAGGAGACAGCCCTGGAGAATGGGGGGCTGG CTGGCTCTGCCCCTGAGACACAGGCACTACAGGGCTCTGGGCCGGCCACCGCAGGCCGCGTACACAGCTGGGCGCTCACTTGTCAGCAGCTCCGGGCCTTACTTCTCAAGCGTTTCCTGCTTGCCCGCCGCAGCCGCCGTGGCCTGTTTGCCCAG ATTGTGCTGCCTGCCCTCTTTGTGGGCCTGGCACTGGTGTTCAGCCTCATTGCACCCCCGTTTGGATACTACCCGGCTCTGCGGCTGAGCCCCAGCATGTACGGCTCCCAGGTGTCCTTCTTCAG CGATGACACTCCAGGGGACCCTGAACACTCCCGCCTGGTCGAGGCCCTGCTGGAGGAGGCCGGACTGGAGGAGGCTTACCCGAAAAGTAACTCCAGCAG GGCACCAGCATGCACACGGCCTGCCCTCTGCCACTTCTCGGTGCCTGAGGTCCCTGCAGACGTGGCTGAAGTCTTGGCCAGTGGCAACTGGACCCTGGAGTCTCCATcccccgcctgccagtgcagccaGCCTGGTGCCCACCGCCTGCTGCCTGACTGCCCTGCTGCAGCCGGTGGCCCCCCGCCACCCCAGGCACCAACCAGCTCTGGTGAAGTGGTCCAGAACCTAACGGGCCGGAACCTGTCTGACTTCCTGGTCAAGACCTACCCGCGCCTGGTGCGCCAAGG CCTGAAGACCAAGAAATGGGTGAACGAGGTCAG GTATGGGGGCTTCTCCCTTGGGGGCCAAGACCCAGGCCTGCCCTCGGGCTTGGAGGTGGGCCGCTCTGTGGAGGAGCTGCGGGCACTGCTGAACCCCACACCAGGCGAGGCCCTCGACTACCTCCTGAATAACCTCACAGCATGGGCTGTTGGTCTGGACACTCAGGATGGCCTCAAG ATCTGGTTTAACAACAAGGGCTGGCACGCCATGGTGGCCTTTGTAAACCGAGCCAACAACGCTCTCCTACACGCCCACCTGCCACCAGGCCTCTCCCACCATGCCCACAGCATCACCACGCTCAATCACCCCCTGAACCTCACCAAGGAGCAGTTGTCTGAGGCTGCGCT GATGGCCTCCTCAGTGGACGTGCTTGTCTCCATCTGCGTGGTCTTCGCCATGTCCTTTGTCCCGGCCAGCTTCATCCTTGTCCTCATTGACGAGCGTGTCACCCGAGCCAAACACCTGCAGTGCATGGGAGGCCTGCCCCCCACTCTCTACTGGCTTGGCAACTTTCTCTGGGACATG TGTAACTACTTGGTGTCAGCGTGCATCGTGGTGCTCATCTTTTTGGCCTTCCAGCAGAGGGCATATGTGGCCCCTGCCAACCTGCCTGCCCTCCTGCTGTTGCTACTACTGTACGG CTGGTCGATCACGCCACTCATGTACCCAGCCTCCTTCTTCTTCTCTGTGCCCAGCACAGCCTATGTTGTGCTCACCTGCATCAATCTCTTTATTGGTATCAATGGCAGCATGGCCACCTTCGTGCTTGAGCTCTTCTCTGATCAG AAGTTGCAGAAGGTGAGCCGGATCCTGAAACAGGTCTTCCTTATCTTTCCTCACTTCTGCTTGGGTCGGGGCCTCATCGACATGGTGCGGAACCAGGCCATGGCTGATGCCTTTGAGCGCTTGG ACCCAGGCTGA